One genomic segment of Spirochaetota bacterium includes these proteins:
- a CDS encoding chemotaxis protein CheX codes for MNINAEYVNPFLEAAGAVFKSVVGVDLKRGKLSIKESPTPSHEVAILIGITGSISGEVVYSMGYNMVYKIAEILAPGLTEGQMKTEYKDIIGELANMITGNAMNIFAYSGKRIEITTPTVIDGKNFTITHVKQTTLAISLYSPFGQLEMNVALK; via the coding sequence ATGAACATAAACGCTGAATATGTGAATCCATTTCTTGAGGCGGCGGGGGCGGTTTTTAAATCCGTTGTGGGCGTCGACCTGAAAAGGGGCAAGCTTTCCATAAAGGAGTCCCCGACGCCCTCTCACGAGGTGGCTATTCTCATCGGTATTACCGGATCGATCAGCGGTGAGGTCGTCTACAGCATGGGATACAACATGGTCTACAAGATCGCCGAAATCCTGGCCCCGGGGCTTACCGAGGGGCAGATGAAGACCGAATACAAGGACATCATCGGCGAGCTCGCCAACATGATAACGGGCAACGCCATGAACATATTCGCCTATTCCGGCAAGCGCATCGAGATCACCACGCCCACCGTTATCGACGGCAAGAACTTCACCATCACCCACGTCAAACAGACAACGCTGGCGATAAGTCTCTACAGCCCGTTCGGCCAGCTCGAGATGAACGTTGCCCTTAAGTAG
- the dnaE gene encoding DNA polymerase III subunit alpha, whose translation MKFIHLHNHSDYSILDGALTIDSMIDSAVALGMPGIALTDHGNMFGAIEFYQKARKKGIKPIVGQEFYMAPGSRFEKDARSGGKDAAYHLLLLARDYEGYRNLMKLSSIGYLEGFYYKPRIDLETLQKYGGGIIASSACLAGEIPSLILQGKTREALGVAGRMNEIFGNGNFFLELQDHGIPEQKTVNTALAAMASKLGLDLIATNDCHYLRREDSFSHEVLLCIQTGKTLSDENRMRFPSDQFYLKNQAEMERIFPDFPDALHNTYKIFEMIDLELELNNPILPNFVVPEGFTLDSYLRQLVLDGARMHFGAGIPGEVAARIDYELRVITGMKFSGYFLIVWDFINYAKARGIPVGPGRGSAAGSMVSYCLGITSLNPLDYNLLFERFLNPDRNEMPDMDIDFCADRREEVIEYVRRKYGNDHVSQIITFNKMKAKAVIKDVARVLGIPFAEANEISKLITEDSLKEALEASEDFKNIRSAGDRGRMLVDISLTLEGLVRSAGKHAAGVVISRDPLTEYVPLYKDMKDGSVSSQYDKGTLEAAGLVKMDFLGLKNLSIITRCVEYIAENHGVKIDLNTLPLDDRTTFALLQKANTRGVFQLESAGMQNILRKLRPTKFEDIIAINALYRPGPLDAGMVDDFISRRRNPGRVRYEHPSLEPILMETLGVIVYQEQVMLISQVLGGFSLPEADKLRKAMGKKIPEIITQMENKFLKGAETKKIPAKIAQSIFEQIEKFGRYGFNKSHSAAYALVSFQTAYLKAHYPLEYLAALLSFQPDNQDDIIKYVGDCRENGIAILPPDINHSKKDFTTEKGCIRFGLSAIKGIGEKAIESIVEARSKKKRFETLDDFLEEIDLMAVNKGAMESLVRAGAFDSIHPVRARLFHSIDMMLESGRRLQEDRASGQGNLFESGNGGGRGGLIDELPEIDPWHDNVKLQHEKEVLGVYVSGHPLAKYEREIKTFACTGISELGGNRESGDFSIVGIVSDLKARISKNGKRFAVAKLEDMEGAIEALFFPDVLSKYEQLLTAEEPVMVKGSVEFDNDRPKKIIVNEVKSLRETRRKSIAAIHIKLDPVGIDEDLLAQIKRVIVENRGGCPVFFHIREARGEEKIVRAHHTYGITPSDTFMNGLTKLVGEEAVRYSTHNC comes from the coding sequence ATGAAATTCATACACCTGCACAACCATTCGGACTATTCGATACTCGACGGAGCGCTCACAATCGACAGCATGATCGACAGCGCCGTCGCGCTCGGCATGCCCGGCATCGCGCTCACCGACCATGGCAACATGTTCGGCGCGATCGAATTCTACCAGAAAGCCCGGAAAAAAGGCATAAAGCCGATCGTAGGGCAGGAGTTCTACATGGCGCCGGGCTCGCGTTTCGAAAAAGACGCGCGCTCCGGCGGCAAGGACGCCGCGTACCACCTGCTCCTCCTGGCGCGCGATTATGAGGGGTACCGCAACCTCATGAAGCTCTCCTCGATCGGCTATCTCGAGGGCTTTTACTACAAGCCGAGGATCGACCTCGAAACGCTTCAAAAGTACGGCGGGGGAATCATCGCGTCGAGCGCCTGCCTGGCGGGCGAAATACCGTCGCTCATCCTGCAGGGCAAGACCAGAGAGGCCCTGGGCGTCGCGGGGCGCATGAACGAGATATTCGGCAACGGCAACTTCTTCCTGGAACTTCAGGACCACGGCATCCCCGAACAGAAGACCGTCAACACCGCACTGGCGGCGATGGCCTCGAAGCTCGGGCTCGACCTCATCGCCACAAACGACTGCCACTACCTCAGAAGGGAGGACTCGTTCTCTCACGAGGTGCTCCTCTGCATCCAGACCGGCAAGACCCTCAGCGACGAAAACCGGATGAGGTTCCCCTCCGACCAGTTTTATTTGAAAAACCAGGCCGAAATGGAGCGTATCTTCCCCGACTTCCCGGACGCCCTTCATAACACCTACAAGATATTCGAGATGATCGATCTCGAACTGGAACTCAATAACCCGATCCTTCCGAACTTCGTGGTGCCCGAGGGCTTCACCCTCGACTCCTACCTCAGGCAGCTCGTTCTCGACGGAGCGAGGATGCACTTCGGCGCCGGGATACCGGGGGAGGTGGCGGCCCGCATTGATTACGAGCTTCGCGTCATCACCGGGATGAAGTTTTCGGGCTACTTCCTGATCGTATGGGATTTCATCAACTACGCCAAGGCCAGGGGTATCCCCGTGGGACCGGGTCGCGGTTCGGCCGCCGGCTCCATGGTGTCGTACTGCCTGGGGATTACCAGCCTCAATCCGCTCGATTACAACCTCCTCTTCGAGCGCTTCCTCAACCCGGACCGCAACGAGATGCCCGACATGGACATCGACTTCTGCGCCGATCGCCGCGAGGAGGTGATCGAATACGTAAGGAGGAAATACGGCAACGACCACGTAAGCCAGATCATAACCTTCAACAAGATGAAGGCCAAGGCGGTCATCAAGGACGTCGCGAGGGTCCTGGGCATCCCCTTCGCCGAGGCGAACGAAATCAGCAAGCTCATAACCGAGGATTCGCTCAAGGAGGCCCTGGAGGCGTCGGAGGATTTTAAGAATATCCGCTCCGCCGGCGACAGGGGCAGAATGCTCGTCGATATTTCGCTGACGCTCGAGGGGCTGGTTCGCTCCGCCGGAAAGCACGCGGCGGGCGTCGTCATCTCGCGCGATCCGCTGACGGAGTATGTGCCGCTCTACAAGGACATGAAAGACGGAAGCGTCTCCTCGCAGTACGACAAGGGGACGCTCGAGGCCGCCGGCCTGGTCAAAATGGACTTCCTCGGCCTCAAAAACCTGAGCATCATCACGCGGTGCGTCGAGTATATCGCGGAAAACCACGGTGTGAAAATCGACCTCAACACCCTGCCCCTTGACGACCGGACGACGTTCGCATTGCTCCAGAAGGCGAACACCAGGGGCGTATTTCAGCTTGAAAGCGCGGGGATGCAGAATATTTTACGAAAGCTCCGGCCCACGAAATTCGAGGACATAATCGCGATAAACGCGCTCTACAGGCCGGGACCGCTCGACGCCGGCATGGTGGACGACTTCATCTCCCGAAGGCGCAACCCCGGCAGGGTTCGCTACGAACACCCTTCCCTCGAGCCCATCCTCATGGAAACGCTCGGCGTCATCGTCTATCAGGAGCAGGTTATGCTCATCTCCCAGGTGCTGGGCGGGTTCAGCCTCCCCGAGGCTGACAAGCTGCGCAAGGCGATGGGAAAGAAGATCCCGGAAATCATCACGCAGATGGAGAACAAGTTCCTTAAGGGGGCCGAGACAAAAAAGATCCCCGCGAAGATCGCCCAGAGCATCTTCGAGCAGATCGAAAAGTTCGGCCGTTACGGGTTCAACAAATCGCACTCGGCGGCCTACGCGCTCGTCTCCTTCCAGACGGCGTACCTCAAGGCCCATTATCCGCTCGAGTACCTGGCGGCGCTTCTTTCGTTCCAGCCCGACAACCAGGACGATATCATCAAATACGTGGGAGACTGCCGCGAAAACGGCATCGCCATCCTGCCGCCCGACATCAACCACAGCAAAAAGGATTTTACCACGGAAAAAGGCTGCATCCGCTTCGGCCTCTCCGCCATCAAAGGCATCGGGGAAAAGGCGATCGAATCGATCGTCGAGGCGCGTTCCAAAAAGAAACGCTTCGAAACACTGGACGATTTTCTGGAAGAGATCGACCTGATGGCCGTTAACAAGGGAGCCATGGAATCGCTGGTGCGCGCCGGCGCCTTCGATTCCATCCACCCCGTGCGCGCCCGGCTTTTTCATTCAATCGACATGATGCTTGAAAGCGGCAGGCGCCTCCAGGAGGATCGCGCCAGCGGGCAGGGGAACCTCTTCGAATCGGGCAACGGCGGCGGACGGGGCGGGCTCATCGACGAGCTTCCGGAAATCGACCCCTGGCACGACAACGTGAAACTTCAGCACGAAAAGGAAGTTCTGGGAGTGTACGTGTCGGGACACCCTCTGGCGAAATACGAACGGGAAATCAAGACCTTCGCGTGCACCGGCATATCCGAGCTCGGGGGCAATCGCGAATCGGGCGATTTTTCCATCGTCGGCATCGTAAGCGACCTCAAGGCACGCATTTCGAAAAACGGAAAACGGTTCGCCGTGGCGAAGCTCGAGGATATGGAAGGCGCGATAGAGGCGCTCTTCTTTCCCGACGTGCTCTCGAAATACGAACAGTTACTTACCGCCGAAGAGCCCGTCATGGTAAAGGGAAGCGTCGAGTTCGACAACGACAGGCCGAAGAAGATCATCGTAAACGAGGTGAAGTCGCTCAGGGAGACGCGCCGCAAGTCGATCGCCGCCATCCATATCAAGCTCGACCCCGTCGGCATCGACGAGGACCTGCTCGCGCAGATCAAGCGCGTCATTGTCGAAAACCGCGGGGGCTGCCCGGTGTTTTTTCACATACGCGAGGCGCGGGGGGAAGAGAAGATCGTACGCGCCCATCATACCTATGGAATAACGCCGAGCGATACGTTTATGAACGGGCTTACGAAGCTCGTCGGCGAAGAAGCGGTGCGCTATTCGACGCACAACTGCTGA
- a CDS encoding peptidylprolyl isomerase, protein MIENGKYVVVHYTGSLGNGEVFDTSADKEPLEFQLGAGMVIPGFDSAVAGMKIDDEIDIVLPPTEAYGDYDDSLLHRFPVADVKSQFEPEIGMTIGVQLDNGARVPATITEITDDTVTIDLNHPLSGKTLHFHIKLLEINDTVKYGDACGDDGCDSCKSGCSC, encoded by the coding sequence ATGATTGAAAACGGAAAATACGTGGTCGTTCATTATACCGGTTCTCTCGGGAACGGAGAGGTCTTCGACACCTCGGCCGACAAAGAGCCCCTCGAGTTCCAGCTGGGAGCGGGGATGGTGATCCCCGGTTTCGACAGCGCGGTGGCCGGAATGAAGATCGACGACGAGATAGATATCGTCCTGCCGCCCACAGAGGCGTACGGCGACTATGACGATTCGCTCCTCCACCGCTTTCCCGTGGCGGACGTAAAGTCACAGTTCGAACCGGAAATCGGCATGACCATCGGCGTACAGCTTGACAACGGGGCGCGGGTACCCGCCACGATAACCGAAATCACCGACGATACGGTGACGATCGACCTCAACCATCCCCTCTCGGGAAAGACCCTGCATTTCCATATCAAGCTCCTCGAGATCAACGATACCGTTAAATACGGCGACGCGTGCGGGGACGATGGATGCGATTCCTGCAAATCGGGCTGTTCGTGCTGA
- a CDS encoding Trm112 family protein — MDTKLLDILACPVCKGDIEYDAKNEKIICTECARRYPVKDGIPVMLADEAEQGS, encoded by the coding sequence ATCGACACCAAACTCCTGGATATTCTCGCCTGCCCGGTCTGCAAGGGCGATATAGAATACGACGCCAAAAACGAGAAGATCATCTGCACCGAATGCGCCCGGCGGTATCCCGTGAAGGACGGCATTCCGGTCATGCTGGCAGACGAAGCCGAGCAGGGTTCGTAA
- a CDS encoding class I SAM-dependent methyltransferase, protein MKWQDYFIGSDYFLSPRRKSLDATAKPGYSFVPMEEAHCILCGPAKRRVVFTKSSADGEAFTLVRCAFCGLRFLSPRPTEKEIGQYYRSAYFTRRTDRGYDNYFAPGTRAQIERLFLLNLGDLGFSEHERSLRGARRALDIGCAAGYFVNMLAARGWNASGIDISESCVAFARDRLKLDVTRCDYLEKKYRDRFDLITLWATIEHLHRPDLFLQKIHRDLGDGGRLYLSTCRAGGASFMRLFGSSWRYYNFPEHLYFFSIGQMRRLLTVNGFRFVACSTYGSGFGRPGSPLRKAADFAAKRFNMGDMMVVAAEKA, encoded by the coding sequence ATGAAATGGCAAGATTATTTCATCGGATCGGACTACTTTCTTTCACCGCGGCGAAAATCCCTTGACGCGACCGCAAAGCCCGGATATTCCTTTGTCCCGATGGAAGAAGCTCACTGCATCCTCTGCGGTCCGGCGAAGCGCAGGGTCGTTTTCACCAAGTCTTCAGCCGATGGCGAGGCGTTTACACTGGTGCGCTGCGCGTTCTGCGGCCTGCGGTTTCTTTCGCCCCGTCCAACCGAAAAGGAAATCGGCCAATACTACCGGTCCGCCTATTTTACACGGCGGACCGACCGCGGCTATGACAACTACTTCGCCCCGGGAACGCGGGCGCAGATCGAACGCCTCTTCCTCCTCAATCTCGGCGACCTCGGTTTTTCGGAACATGAGCGCTCTTTGCGGGGAGCCCGCAGGGCGCTCGACATCGGCTGCGCCGCGGGCTACTTCGTCAACATGCTCGCGGCCCGCGGATGGAACGCTTCGGGCATCGACATCTCCGAGAGCTGCGTGGCGTTTGCGCGCGACCGGCTGAAGCTCGACGTTACGCGCTGTGACTACCTCGAAAAGAAATACCGCGACAGGTTCGACCTCATTACCCTCTGGGCGACCATAGAACACCTGCACCGCCCCGACCTCTTTCTTCAAAAGATACATCGAGATCTCGGCGATGGCGGAAGGCTCTACCTTTCCACCTGCAGGGCGGGAGGCGCGAGTTTCATGCGCCTGTTCGGGAGCAGTTGGAGATACTATAACTTCCCCGAACACCTCTACTTCTTTTCGATAGGCCAGATGAGGCGCCTTCTGACCGTGAACGGATTCCGGTTCGTCGCCTGCAGCACTTACGGCAGCGGATTCGGAAGGCCGGGATCCCCTCTGAGAAAGGCGGCCGATTTCGCGGCAAAGCGCTTCAACATGGGGGACATGATGGTCGTTGCAGCGGAGAAGGCCTGA
- a CDS encoding tetratricopeptide repeat protein encodes MKRLPLIPVIILLSFTYLMARDTQQTEAIIRSILEGEAPAEKKPAAPKTPVPAEKKPGEPVQKDEKPGKGAPGPDEVLLKTGIQLYNATMNQAALAKFNELKSKYPESPFRDSASIWAGKIHFSANRPAEAVREYASIAEDSGEYPMALYSTGEAHYMGGNIPGAIESFFRVSSQFPDHERSDDALLFLGNIYLNGGKGTQALETAINIIRYYPDRETVDDAYYLMAKVFEKDRTLKDMETARRVYRAFLKRANDEGSPHFRNSPLKARVERDLRYIESTYFKTGN; translated from the coding sequence ATGAAACGCCTGCCGCTTATACCCGTCATCATACTGCTCTCATTCACGTACCTGATGGCCCGGGACACTCAACAGACCGAGGCCATAATCCGAAGCATACTCGAGGGCGAAGCGCCCGCGGAAAAGAAGCCTGCCGCGCCTAAAACACCGGTCCCCGCGGAAAAGAAGCCCGGTGAGCCCGTACAGAAAGATGAAAAGCCCGGCAAGGGCGCACCCGGACCGGACGAGGTGCTTCTCAAAACGGGAATTCAACTGTACAACGCCACCATGAACCAGGCGGCGCTGGCGAAATTCAACGAGCTGAAATCAAAATATCCCGAAAGCCCGTTCAGGGACTCGGCGTCGATTTGGGCGGGCAAGATACATTTCAGCGCCAACCGACCGGCGGAGGCCGTGCGTGAATACGCGTCCATTGCCGAAGACTCCGGGGAATACCCCATGGCGCTCTATTCGACCGGCGAGGCCCATTATATGGGCGGCAATATCCCGGGGGCCATCGAGTCGTTTTTTCGCGTATCCTCGCAGTTTCCCGACCACGAACGCTCGGATGACGCGCTGCTGTTCCTGGGCAACATCTACCTTAACGGCGGCAAAGGCACCCAGGCGCTTGAAACGGCGATCAATATAATCAGGTATTATCCCGACCGCGAAACGGTCGACGACGCGTACTACCTCATGGCCAAGGTGTTCGAGAAAGACAGGACTCTTAAAGACATGGAAACCGCGCGGCGCGTTTATCGCGCGTTTTTAAAGAGGGCGAACGACGAGGGGTCCCCACACTTTCGCAACTCTCCGCTGAAGGCGCGGGTCGAACGCGACCTGCGTTATATCGAATCGACTTATTTTAAAACTGGAAATTAG
- a CDS encoding SurA N-terminal domain-containing protein: protein MFGSRSPVVKIAGYAIIGFFVLIIIISFGMPEFMSPLGMDKSIVAVVNGEKVHHLDFLRYRNSVSQRVPDANSKEMQHYILDSMIRYRLQLQKARELGMQVSDDRVKRVIREMPMFRDESGKFNRQHLDLFLDHHHLSLNDYYVMVREDLINEELVRMIQNGVGVSRDEIITRNAVDNSRIQIRYCYASNSELRRRWADILRVSDAEIDGEFAANRSEVKDPKTDRERVKTKLEDRKFEAKKKEIIGEIDRLSMEGGSFERAAARLGGGVRTSSVFKVGEPVREAGEKGNVLYSLSDSPLFIGDCLALKSGSASRVIASFDGLYVFTPVRKEVPLGEPVAAQYGAMDAKLRNDKANAVYISMMTVFLEKSKVSKNLNFD, encoded by the coding sequence ATGTTCGGTTCCAGGTCGCCTGTCGTTAAGATCGCGGGATATGCCATCATCGGTTTCTTTGTGCTTATCATCATCATCTCTTTCGGGATGCCCGAGTTCATGTCGCCGCTCGGCATGGACAAGAGCATCGTGGCCGTCGTCAACGGCGAGAAGGTCCATCACCTCGATTTTCTCCGTTACCGCAACAGCGTGTCCCAGAGGGTCCCGGACGCCAACAGCAAGGAGATGCAGCACTATATCCTCGACAGCATGATCCGCTACCGCCTCCAGCTTCAGAAGGCGCGGGAGCTCGGCATGCAGGTGTCGGACGACAGGGTCAAGCGCGTTATCCGCGAGATGCCCATGTTCAGGGACGAATCCGGAAAATTCAACCGCCAGCACCTCGACCTGTTTCTCGATCATCACCACCTCAGTCTGAACGATTACTACGTCATGGTCCGCGAGGACCTCATAAACGAGGAGTTGGTGCGCATGATACAAAACGGCGTGGGTGTCTCGCGCGATGAGATCATCACCCGCAACGCCGTTGACAATTCCAGAATTCAGATCCGCTATTGCTACGCCTCGAATTCCGAGCTCAGGAGGCGCTGGGCCGATATCCTAAGGGTGAGCGACGCCGAGATCGACGGCGAGTTCGCGGCGAACCGGTCCGAGGTAAAGGACCCTAAAACGGACCGCGAGCGCGTTAAAACCAAGCTGGAGGACCGAAAGTTCGAGGCGAAGAAAAAGGAAATAATCGGCGAGATAGATCGCCTGTCCATGGAGGGCGGATCGTTCGAGCGGGCCGCGGCGCGCCTTGGAGGCGGAGTGCGCACCTCGTCGGTATTCAAGGTGGGCGAACCGGTGCGGGAGGCCGGAGAGAAGGGGAATGTACTTTATTCCCTCAGCGATTCGCCGCTATTCATCGGCGATTGCCTCGCGCTTAAAAGCGGCAGCGCCTCGCGGGTGATCGCTTCTTTCGACGGGCTGTATGTGTTTACGCCGGTGCGAAAGGAAGTGCCGCTCGGGGAGCCGGTCGCGGCGCAGTACGGGGCCATGGATGCGAAGCTCAGGAACGACAAAGCAAACGCCGTGTACATCAGCATGATGACGGTTTTTCTTGAAAAGTCGAAGGTCTCGAAAAATTTAAATTTTGATTGA
- a CDS encoding 6-hydroxymethylpterin diphosphokinase MptE-like protein, translating into MSRFTVNDTPSGSKTLVFAGPPEIRIHSAYDPVREAERAASAFNPGRATAILVCGLGLGYHVAALRSRLPNRAVIALEKDPEVVRLARASCPSNLEGAHIIGSPGDIPSLLESFDIDMFRGKAVYFHRPSYLLGKDFYDSMVADISRYFSSKLSDLLTRFEFEERWIANIFANLPRSFDAGRVADLFGKFSGFPGIIVSAGPSLRKNASMLGRLRGRALIVSVDTALKVLLRHGVEPHIVMTIDAQKHSIKHFLGERPGGTVLLADMVSYPRIADVYQGKIMFSTTAKYYNGPDGGVRREPTPAMDWVERHIEPPGDIQSGGSVATSAFDLLLNLGCSPIVLVGQDLAYTGREIHSTGTHHNGEWLTRTTRFLNLDGINQRVIRKRKIKYVEAYGGGGTVISDYVFDLYRSWFEDSALKVAVPVINAGGEGARIAGTVERPLESLLDEFPVRTPGPVEILRRSMAPGARSARALRTALEDALDATGAAASLAARPAGEFTDAERQLLLDTASRALPELFSPFLRRTNAYLARHAELSAERSAGILFADIAAAARKLQRHLASCRARIDDLP; encoded by the coding sequence ATGAGCCGCTTCACAGTCAACGACACCCCTTCGGGATCCAAAACCCTTGTTTTCGCGGGCCCGCCTGAAATCAGGATCCACTCCGCCTACGATCCGGTGCGCGAAGCGGAGCGCGCCGCCTCCGCGTTTAACCCCGGAAGGGCCACCGCCATACTCGTTTGCGGACTCGGCCTGGGCTACCATGTCGCGGCCCTGCGCAGCCGTTTACCGAACCGTGCCGTCATAGCCCTCGAAAAAGACCCGGAGGTCGTCCGCCTCGCGCGGGCTTCGTGCCCGTCAAACCTGGAAGGCGCGCACATAATCGGCTCACCCGGCGACATCCCTTCCCTGCTCGAAAGCTTCGATATCGACATGTTCCGCGGCAAGGCGGTCTATTTCCATCGTCCGTCGTACCTGCTGGGCAAAGACTTTTATGATTCGATGGTCGCCGATATCAGCCGCTATTTTTCATCAAAGCTTTCGGACCTTCTTACGCGCTTCGAGTTCGAGGAACGCTGGATCGCTAACATATTCGCGAACCTCCCCCGAAGCTTCGACGCGGGCAGGGTCGCGGACCTGTTTGGAAAATTTTCGGGATTTCCCGGCATAATAGTGTCCGCGGGCCCTTCGCTGCGGAAAAACGCCTCCATGCTCGGACGGCTCCGCGGCAGGGCCCTCATCGTTTCGGTTGATACGGCCCTCAAGGTGCTGCTCCGCCACGGCGTGGAGCCGCACATCGTCATGACGATCGACGCGCAGAAACACAGCATCAAACACTTTCTCGGCGAACGCCCCGGCGGCACGGTGCTTCTTGCGGACATGGTGAGCTACCCGCGCATTGCCGACGTTTATCAGGGAAAGATCATGTTCAGCACCACGGCGAAATACTACAATGGGCCCGACGGCGGAGTACGACGCGAACCGACCCCGGCGATGGACTGGGTCGAGCGCCACATCGAGCCGCCGGGGGACATTCAGTCGGGCGGTTCGGTGGCCACAAGCGCCTTCGATCTTCTGCTCAATCTCGGATGCAGCCCGATCGTACTGGTGGGTCAGGACCTGGCCTACACCGGCAGGGAAATCCACAGCACCGGCACCCATCACAACGGGGAGTGGCTTACCCGGACAACGCGCTTCCTCAATCTCGACGGCATCAATCAGCGGGTCATCCGCAAACGCAAGATCAAGTATGTCGAGGCGTACGGCGGAGGCGGTACCGTCATCTCCGATTACGTGTTCGACCTCTATCGAAGCTGGTTCGAGGATTCAGCCCTTAAAGTCGCGGTGCCCGTAATAAACGCCGGCGGGGAGGGCGCGCGCATCGCGGGCACCGTCGAGCGCCCGCTCGAGTCGCTACTCGATGAGTTTCCCGTGCGCACCCCCGGGCCGGTCGAAATACTGCGCCGCTCCATGGCCCCTGGGGCGCGAAGCGCCCGGGCCCTGCGTACGGCGCTCGAGGACGCGCTGGATGCAACCGGGGCGGCGGCCTCTCTGGCGGCAAGACCGGCCGGGGAATTTACCGATGCGGAACGACAACTACTGCTCGATACCGCTTCCAGGGCTCTGCCGGAGCTTTTCAGCCCTTTTCTTCGCCGGACAAACGCCTATCTCGCCAGGCACGCGGAGCTTTCCGCCGAAAGAAGTGCCGGCATCCTTTTTGCGGACATTGCCGCAGCGGCACGCAAGCTCCAGCGGCACCTTGCATCCTGCCGCGCCCGTATCGACGACCTGCCCTGA
- the panC gene encoding pantoate--beta-alanine ligase, translating to MKTAHTIEEVRSIVRAARVEGKSIGFVPTMGYLHRGHTSLVEESRKQTGFQVMSIFVNKIQFNDPKDFSNYPRDLERDLSIAREIGVDLVFVPNDDVMYLDQRTGVDVDLLTDHLCGAHRPGHFRGVFTVVSKLFNIVLPDVAVFGQKDIQQAVSLEKMAADLNFPLKIVIAPTVREDDGLAMSSRNKHLGADERRRALCINRSLKRAADKIASGERSASNIMDAVGRVLAEGSPDKIDYISVVRYSDLQPADEINRKSVLAIAAFFGSTRLIDNMIIDERNGKFACIY from the coding sequence ATGAAGACAGCGCATACCATAGAGGAAGTACGATCCATCGTCCGCGCCGCCAGGGTTGAAGGCAAGAGCATCGGTTTCGTACCCACGATGGGATACCTGCACCGCGGCCACACCAGCCTCGTCGAGGAATCGAGAAAACAGACCGGATTCCAGGTGATGAGCATATTCGTGAACAAAATACAGTTCAACGATCCGAAGGACTTTTCGAACTATCCGCGCGACCTCGAACGCGATCTGTCCATCGCCCGGGAAATTGGCGTGGACCTGGTGTTCGTTCCGAACGACGACGTGATGTACCTCGACCAGCGCACCGGCGTCGATGTCGACCTCCTCACCGACCATCTCTGCGGCGCGCACCGCCCGGGCCACTTCCGCGGGGTCTTTACGGTCGTCAGCAAGCTCTTCAATATCGTGCTACCCGATGTCGCCGTGTTCGGCCAGAAGGACATCCAGCAGGCGGTCAGCCTCGAGAAGATGGCGGCCGATCTCAATTTCCCTCTGAAAATCGTCATAGCGCCGACGGTGCGCGAGGACGACGGCCTTGCCATGAGCTCGCGGAACAAGCACCTCGGTGCCGACGAACGGCGCAGGGCCCTCTGCATAAATCGCTCTTTAAAAAGGGCCGCGGATAAAATCGCCTCGGGCGAACGCTCGGCATCGAACATCATGGATGCCGTCGGGCGGGTTCTTGCGGAAGGTTCTCCTGATAAAATTGACTATATAAGCGTGGTGCGCTATAGTGATCTGCAGCCCGCCGACGAAATAAACCGCAAAAGCGTACTCGCCATAGCGGCCTTTTTCGGCTCCACCAGGCTGATCGACAATATGATAATAGATGAAAGGAACGGAAAATTCGCATGCATATACTGA